Proteins encoded within one genomic window of Onychostoma macrolepis isolate SWU-2019 chromosome 11, ASM1243209v1, whole genome shotgun sequence:
- the lgsn gene encoding lengsin isoform X1, producing MILCYCIVSYIISESHQFHLLQEKIPDQMDGGNMSAGKKRADSREKHLSSSDWDRKGTSVPLVPSNVPIPGPTNDPIIISIGPPHRCPSVSSESQYQGLSREDDYANRHGWRKENLQYHTSTGEGGVPKQTLDELKSVLRESSLLSAKGQDGGRSYPPGQRVDCKPDQMPSKSFSTFKPLSEARRASRVREGSSRWDSGGSSMTDGPPGRSSGMSSPTAETSHWEEAGTSHSDNERSQALSFASQSFISDVEHIKQLIARENISFVRFEATDLHGVSRSKTVPARFFHEKAVYGIPMPRSYLELTLSPKVNEVDHASAANFSSDVLLVADLSTFQILPWADQTARLICDPCTITGVPLRTSPRLIAKQMLGQLQSMGFSIHSSFTYECCIFGIPERVGPKAVFFPATTLLSNYDLPFLQQLVRGMYYMGVDVESFSSANGPGQMEICFKPRFGIDAADGAFTFRTGIKEMARKFDYIATFFTDDNIHNSGLLSHSLWDASGRRSLFHSGNGELSEIGKKWLSGLLQHSAALSCLLAPGISCRNQLSKGKKNSKNLLYATCGCNDNSCTFNVKIHGGRETHIDNKLGSAMANPYIVLAATIAAGLDGIRRNLNAEQLLSKAPGQQKQFPVPVKLDDALVALAEDSVIRSALGEPFVQYFIAMKYVEIETQEQDADKNKGLEYFI from the exons ATGATTTTGTGTTATTGTATTGTGAGTTATATTATATCTGAAAGTCATCAATTTCATCTTCTACAGGAAAAAATTCCAGACCAGATGGATGGAGGAAATATGAGTGCAGGAAAGAAGAGGGCGGATTCCAGAGAAAAGCATCTTTCCTCCTCTGACTGGGACAGAAAAGGGACGTCTGTACCCTTAGTGCCATCAAACGTACCAATTCCAGGCCCCACAAACGACCCCATCATTATTTCCATCGGCCCTCCACATCGTTGTCCCTCTGTTTCCAGTGAGTCCCAGTACCAGGGTCTCTCGAGAGAAGATGACTATGCCAACAGGCATGGATGGAGAAAGGAGAACCTACAATATCACACGTCAACTGGTGAGGGTGGTGTCCCCAAACAAACTTTGGACGAACTGAAAAGCGTGTTGCGTGAGAGCTCCCTACTCAGTGCAAAAGGGCAAGATGGAGGAAGGAGCTACCCTCCGGGTCAAAGAGTGGACTGTAAGCCAGACCAGATGCCATCTAAGAGTTTCAGCACCTTCAAGCCCCTTTCAGAAGCCAGGAGAGCATCCAGAGTCAGAGAAGGAAGTTCTAGATGGGATTCTGGAGGCTCTTCGATGACCGATGGACCTCCAGGCAGGTCTTCCGGTATGAGTTCACCCACTGCTGAGACGTCCCACTGGGAAGAAGCTGGAACATCACACTCAG ACAACGAGAGGTCACAAGCACTCTCTTTTGCATCTCAAAGCTTCATTTCTGATGTTGAGCACATAAAACAGCTAATTGCCCGGGAAAACATAAGCTTTGTTCGCTTTGAGGCCACTGATCTTCATGGCGTGTCCCGATCCAAGACAGTTCCAGCTCGATTCTTTCac GAAAAAGCAGTATATGGCATCCCCATGCCGAGAAGCTACCTGGAGTTAACCCTAAGCCCCAAAGTCAACGAAGTTGATCATGCAAGCGCAGCCAACTTCAGCAGTGATGTCCTCCTGGTCGCAGATCTCTCCACGTTCCAAATCCTTCCCTGGGCGGACCAGACTGCTCGTCTTATCTGTGACCCCTGCACGATCACCGGTGTGCCACTGCGAACATCACCCCGCCTCATAGCCAAGCAGATGCTCGGCCAACTCCAGAGCATGGGATTCTCTATCCACTCGTCCTTCACGTATGAATGCTGCATCTTCGGGATCCCTGAACGAGTAGGACCTAAAGCTGTGTTCTTCCCTGCCACCACACTGTTGAGCAACTACGACCTACCCTTCCTGCAGCAGCTAGTCAGAGGGATGTACTACATGGGAGTTGACGTCGAGAGCTTCTCATCTGCAAACGGACCAGGACAGATGGAGATTTGCTTCAAACCGAGGTTTGGAATTGACGCCGCCGATGGCGCCTTCACCTTCCGCACAGGAATCAAAGAGATGGCCAGGAAGTTCGACTACATCGCCACGTTTTTCACAGACGACAACATCCACAATTCCGGCTTACTCTCCCACAGCCTTTGGGATGCCAGCGGCAGAAGAAGCCTTTTCCACTCAGGCAACGGGGAACTTTCGGAGATCGGCAAAAAGTGGCTCTCAGGTCTTCTCCAGCATTCAGCCGCTCTGAGCTGCCTCTTGGCTCCAGGGATCAGCTGTCGAAACCAGCTTTCCAAAGGCAAGAAAAATTCCAAGAACCTTCTTTACGCCACATGCGGCTGCAACGACAACAGCTGCACCTTCAACGTGAAAATACACGGTGGACGCGAGACTCACATCGATAACAAGCTGGGGTCAGCGATGGCCAATCCTTACATTGTGTTGGCGGCCACGATAGCAGCAGGACTGGACGGTATTAGACGTAATCTGAATGCCGAACAGCTTCTAAGCAAAGCTCCAGGTCAGCAGAAACAGTTCCCAGTCCCTGTTAAATTGGACGATGCTTTAGTGGCTCTGGCAGAGGACAGCGTGATTCGTAGTGCGCTGGGAGAACCCTTTGTGCAGTATTTTATTGCCATGAAGTATGTAGAGATTGAGACGCAAGAGCAGGATGCCGACAAGAACAAGGGACTTgagtattttatttaa
- the lgsn gene encoding lengsin isoform X3, which translates to MDGGNMSAGKKRADSREKHLSSSDWDRKGTSVPLVPSNVPIPGPTNDPIIISIGPPHRCPSVSSESQYQGLSREDDYANRHGWRKENLQYHTSTGEGGVPKQTLDELKSVLRESSLLSAKGQDGGRSYPPGQRVDCKPDQMPSKSFSTFKPLSEARRASRVREGSSRWDSGGSSMTDGPPGRSSGMSSPTAETSHWEEAGTSHSDNERSQALSFASQSFISDVEHIKQLIARENISFVRFEATDLHGVSRSKTVPARFFHEKAVYGIPMPRSYLELTLSPKVNEVDHASAANFSSDVLLVADLSTFQILPWADQTARLICDPCTITGVPLRTSPRLIAKQMLGQLQSMGFSIHSSFTYECCIFGIPERVGPKAVFFPATTLLSNYDLPFLQQLVRGMYYMGVDVESFSSANGPGQMEICFKPRFGIDAADGAFTFRTGIKEMARKFDYIATFFTDDNIHNSGLLSHSLWDASGRRSLFHSGNGELSEIGKKWLSGLLQHSAALSCLLAPGISCRNQLSKGKKNSKNLLYATCGCNDNSCTFNVKIHGGRETHIDNKLGSAMANPYIVLAATIAAGLDGIRRNLNAEQLLSKAPGQQKQFPVPVKLDDALVALAEDSVIRSALGEPFVQYFIAMKYVEIETQEQDADKNKGLEYFI; encoded by the exons ATGGATGGAGGAAATATGAGTGCAGGAAAGAAGAGGGCGGATTCCAGAGAAAAGCATCTTTCCTCCTCTGACTGGGACAGAAAAGGGACGTCTGTACCCTTAGTGCCATCAAACGTACCAATTCCAGGCCCCACAAACGACCCCATCATTATTTCCATCGGCCCTCCACATCGTTGTCCCTCTGTTTCCAGTGAGTCCCAGTACCAGGGTCTCTCGAGAGAAGATGACTATGCCAACAGGCATGGATGGAGAAAGGAGAACCTACAATATCACACGTCAACTGGTGAGGGTGGTGTCCCCAAACAAACTTTGGACGAACTGAAAAGCGTGTTGCGTGAGAGCTCCCTACTCAGTGCAAAAGGGCAAGATGGAGGAAGGAGCTACCCTCCGGGTCAAAGAGTGGACTGTAAGCCAGACCAGATGCCATCTAAGAGTTTCAGCACCTTCAAGCCCCTTTCAGAAGCCAGGAGAGCATCCAGAGTCAGAGAAGGAAGTTCTAGATGGGATTCTGGAGGCTCTTCGATGACCGATGGACCTCCAGGCAGGTCTTCCGGTATGAGTTCACCCACTGCTGAGACGTCCCACTGGGAAGAAGCTGGAACATCACACTCAG ACAACGAGAGGTCACAAGCACTCTCTTTTGCATCTCAAAGCTTCATTTCTGATGTTGAGCACATAAAACAGCTAATTGCCCGGGAAAACATAAGCTTTGTTCGCTTTGAGGCCACTGATCTTCATGGCGTGTCCCGATCCAAGACAGTTCCAGCTCGATTCTTTCac GAAAAAGCAGTATATGGCATCCCCATGCCGAGAAGCTACCTGGAGTTAACCCTAAGCCCCAAAGTCAACGAAGTTGATCATGCAAGCGCAGCCAACTTCAGCAGTGATGTCCTCCTGGTCGCAGATCTCTCCACGTTCCAAATCCTTCCCTGGGCGGACCAGACTGCTCGTCTTATCTGTGACCCCTGCACGATCACCGGTGTGCCACTGCGAACATCACCCCGCCTCATAGCCAAGCAGATGCTCGGCCAACTCCAGAGCATGGGATTCTCTATCCACTCGTCCTTCACGTATGAATGCTGCATCTTCGGGATCCCTGAACGAGTAGGACCTAAAGCTGTGTTCTTCCCTGCCACCACACTGTTGAGCAACTACGACCTACCCTTCCTGCAGCAGCTAGTCAGAGGGATGTACTACATGGGAGTTGACGTCGAGAGCTTCTCATCTGCAAACGGACCAGGACAGATGGAGATTTGCTTCAAACCGAGGTTTGGAATTGACGCCGCCGATGGCGCCTTCACCTTCCGCACAGGAATCAAAGAGATGGCCAGGAAGTTCGACTACATCGCCACGTTTTTCACAGACGACAACATCCACAATTCCGGCTTACTCTCCCACAGCCTTTGGGATGCCAGCGGCAGAAGAAGCCTTTTCCACTCAGGCAACGGGGAACTTTCGGAGATCGGCAAAAAGTGGCTCTCAGGTCTTCTCCAGCATTCAGCCGCTCTGAGCTGCCTCTTGGCTCCAGGGATCAGCTGTCGAAACCAGCTTTCCAAAGGCAAGAAAAATTCCAAGAACCTTCTTTACGCCACATGCGGCTGCAACGACAACAGCTGCACCTTCAACGTGAAAATACACGGTGGACGCGAGACTCACATCGATAACAAGCTGGGGTCAGCGATGGCCAATCCTTACATTGTGTTGGCGGCCACGATAGCAGCAGGACTGGACGGTATTAGACGTAATCTGAATGCCGAACAGCTTCTAAGCAAAGCTCCAGGTCAGCAGAAACAGTTCCCAGTCCCTGTTAAATTGGACGATGCTTTAGTGGCTCTGGCAGAGGACAGCGTGATTCGTAGTGCGCTGGGAGAACCCTTTGTGCAGTATTTTATTGCCATGAAGTATGTAGAGATTGAGACGCAAGAGCAGGATGCCGACAAGAACAAGGGACTTgagtattttatttaa
- the myom2a gene encoding myomesin-2 isoform X3, with the protein MAEQAYTVPAFRERAPEGMQEYQRMAAHFGRDLVQLQQELHRMKVATKEQVDNIEITREVKGMMPLRKDYPVEIPKAPDFLISLRAHTVWEKTPVKLFCTVSGQPNPIVKWYRNNVAIEPLSAPGKYKIENKYGVHSLIISRCAVTDSGVYSAVATSPHGKATSKATVCVRRPLGGGELSHLPGQAPLFGIHPSKLEVTLLESFGVTFGTEGGFVSLVANMVVVPDLPNLPPEATWYRDDTLLMPSRWAEMSIGGGVAKLTLPHLNKDDEGLYTLRIWTKNGTTEHSAYLFVKDATPTVAGAPGAPMDVKASDVNADYVLVSWKPPNTTHEAPITGYFVDRRKSGTKDWVQCNDSPVKVCKLPVHGLTEGASYHFRVRAVNKDGISLPSRMSSGVTAAEVESDVEVIKIEGKYDIAIRQEELQGVYVTIPGPPTNVHATEINKTYIVLSWTPPSPRGRAPVWYLIEKCVGDSHVWQRVNTAVQLRSPRYPVYDMEDQKSYRFRVITVNKYGSSEPSEPTAPIQKVDPYGVVLNIGVPSAPGQVIASRNTKTSAFVQWEAPKHTNNLMGYYVDASLVGSKKWFPCNHRPYKHTRFVVHGLVPGDTYVFRVQAVNAYGLSEESQESAPLFIDAALFGAVEYATPSAPYGISLLNCNGSSMTLAWKRPKNTGGSKITSYYLDKREAGSVDWKEVSPNPAVHRTFTVENLTSGVFYEFKVQAANLAGVGLPSEPSKAFACEAWTMAEPGPVYDISFWEVRDTSVLVQWKPPVYGGDCPITGYFVDMAKKGSSDFAAVNAEPIGHCYLKVAGLETGASYVFRVRAVNAKGVGKASEVSDPVCAKALPGTKEIACGVDEETGDIFLNFEACEVSETSKFTWSKSYKEITESSRVSITSSGRQSKLTFVNAEEEDLGVYSVAVTDTDGVSSSYSVNKEELKKMQELSYNIKHPIVPLKTELNYEILEKGHVRFWVQALKLSSSVNYRFIVNDKAITSAEGCKISHDVSTGIIQMTIEHFTKANEGTYTIQIHDGKAKSQSSLVLVGDVFKVALKEAEFQRKEHIRKQGPHFSEYLSFHVTDECTVMLVCKLANVKKETTFTWFKEDAEITVDVPPNPMSGSCSLPIPMFSRKDQGIYKAVLGDDRGKDTSVYDISGQVFEDIINAIAGIAGSSASELVLQCTPEGIRLQCYMKYYTEEMKTSWFHRESKISSSEKMRIGGTSEMAWMQICEPTDKEKGHYTIEVHDGKKSHSRTFDLSGQAYTDAYAEFQRLKAAAFAEKNRGRVVGGLPDVVTIMEKKSLSLTCTVWGDPSPEVTWFKNEQEVVSNDSYKITFEGGKFASLTINSVHVEDSGKYSINVRNKYGGEFVEITVSVYKQGEEIPEPKLGQMSKPVATPKPATPAPQSAKTPTPAPSVKSPTPTPPPSVKSPTPTPAPKSPTPPRSMRSPTPPRSMRSPTPTKK; encoded by the exons ATGTGCAGTTACTGATTCTGGAGTGTACAGTGCTGTGGCAACCAGTCCGCATGGAAAGGCCACTTCCAAGGCTACTGTCTGCGTCAGGA GGCCACTAGGGGGAGGAGAGCTCTCCCATCTGCCAGGGCAAG CTCCTCTGTTCGGCATTCATCCCAGCAAGCTTGAGGTGACCCTGCTGGAGTCATTTGGAGTGACGTTTGGTACCGAAGGAGGGTTTGTTAGTCTGGTGGCCAACATGGTGGTGGTGCCTGATCTGCCAAACCTGCCACCCGAGGCCACGTGGTACAGAGATG atacTTTGCTAATGCCATCCAGGTGGGCTGAGATGTCTATTGGTGGTGGGGTCGCCAAGCTCACACTTCCTCACCTGAACAAGGATGATGAGGGTCTTTACACGCTTCGCATTTGGACCAAGAATGGAACTACTGAACACAGCGCTTACCTGTTTGTTAAAG ATGCCACTCCCACAGTGGCCGGGGCCCCTGGAGCCCCCATGGATGTTAAAGCCTCTGATGTCAACGCAGATTACGTCCTGGTCTCCTGGAAACCTCCAAACACCACCCATGAGGCTCCCATCACTGGATACTTTGTGGACAG ACGCAAGTCAGGAACTAAGGACTGGGTCCAGTGCAATGACTCCCCTGTGAAAGTGTGTAAGCTGCCCGTCCACGGCCTGACCGAGGGGGCTTCCTATCACTTCAGAGTGAGGGCTGTGAACAAAGATGGCATCAGTCTGCCTTCCAGGATGTCTTCTGGAGTGACTGCTGCAGAAGTGGAGAGCGATGTGGAAG TGATTAAAATCGAAGGGAAATATGACATTGCGATCCGACAGGAGGAACTGCAAGGAG TGTATGTAACAATACCAGGTCCACCCACCAATGTGCATGCtacagaaataaacaaaacatacattgtTCTGAGCTGGACACCACCTAGCCCTCGTGGACGGGCACCTGTGTGGTACCTCATTGAGaag TGTGTAGGTGACAGTCACGTCTGGCAGAGAGTCAACACTGCGGTCCAGCTACGATCTCCCCGTTACCCTGTTTACGATATGGAGGACCAGAAATCTTACCGTTTCCGCGTAATCACTGTCAACAAGTATGGCTCAAGTGAGCCGTCAGAGCCCACAGCACCCATCCAAAAGGTGGACCCTTATG GTGTTGTGTTGAATATTG GTGTCCCCTCTGCCCCAGGACAGGTGATTGCTTCCAGAAACACTAAAACGTCTGCTTTTGTGCAATGGGAGGCCCCGAAACATACTAACAACCTCATGGGTTACTATGTGGATGCCTCTCTGGTCGGCTCCAAGAAATGGTTCCCTTGTAACCACAGGCCTTACAAACACACCAG GTTTGTGGTCCATGGTTTGGTCCCCGGAGATACGTACGTGTTCCGTGTGCAAGCCGTGAATGCTTACGGATTGAGCGAAGAATCACAGGAATCCGCTCCTCTCTTCATTGATGCTGCTCTTT TTGGGGCAGTGGAGTATG CTACTCCCTCTGCCCCATACGGCATCAGTCTGCTGAACTGTAATGGATCCTCCATGACCCTGGCCTGGAAACGCCCCAAAAACACAGGCGGCTCTAAGATCACATCTTACTACCTGGACAAGCGTGAGGCGGGATCAGTCGACTGGAAGGAGGTTAGCCCCAACCCGGCTGTCCACAGGACCTTCACG GTGGAGAATCTGACCAGTGGAGTTTTCTACGAGTTCAAGGTTCAGGCTGCTAACTTGGCCGGAGTTGGCCTGCCATCTGAGCCTAGCAAAGCTTTCGCCTGTGAGGCCTGGACAATGGCTGAACCTG GCCCAGTGTATGACATTAGTTTCTGGGAGGTGCGTGACACCTCTGTCCTGGTGCAGTGGAAGCCTCCTGTGTACGGCGGAGATTGTCCCATCACTGGCTACTTTGTGGACATGGCAAAGAAGGGCTCATCAGATTTTGCCGCTGTGAATGCTGAGCCAATTGGGCATTGCTACTTGAAG GTGGCTGGACTAGAGACTGGAGCGTCATATGTGTTCAGAGTGCGGGCTGTGAATGCTAAAGGTGTTGGAAAAGCCTCAGAAGTGTCCGATCCCGTATGTGCGAAAGCACTACCAG gTACAAAGGAGATTGCATGTGGTGTGGATGAAGAAACCGGAGACATTTTCTTAAACTTTGAAGCTTGTGAAGTTTCCGAGACCTCTAAGTTCACATGGTCAAAGTCCTACAAAGAAATCACTGAATCAAGCAGGGTCTCCATCACGTCCTCTGGAAGACA GTCTAAGCTGACATTTGTAAACGCTGAGGAGGAGGATTTGGGCGTCTACTCTGTCGCGGTGACTGACACAGATGGAGTTTCTTCCAGTTACTCCGTCAATAAAGAAG agcTCAAGAAAATGCAGGAGCTGAGCTACAACATCAAACATCCCA ttgttccACTGAAGACGGAGCTGAATTATGAGATTCTGGAGAAGGGTCATGTGCGGTTCTGGGTGCAGGCGCTGAAGTTGTCCTCTTCTGTCAACTACAGGTTCATCGTCAACGATAAAGCCATCACGAGTGCTGAG GGTTGCAAAATCAGCCATGATGTTTCTACTGGAATCATCCAGATGACTATTGAGCACTTCACCAAGGCCAATGAAGGCACTTACACCATTCAGATCCACGATGGCAAGGCCAAAAGCCAAAGCTCACTGGTTCTTGTGGGAGACG TATTCAAAGTTGCTCTGAAGGAAGCTGAGTTCCAGAGAAAAGAGCACATCAGAAAACAAG GCCCTCACTTCTCAGAATACCTGTCTTTCCATGTGACGGATGAATGCACAGTGATGCTTGTGTGCAAG CTGGCCAATGTGAAGAAAGAGACAACATTTACCTGGTTTAAAGAGGATGCAGAAATTACTGTTGATGTTCCACCAAACCCAATGTCTGGATCTTGCTCTCTTCCAATCCCCATG TTCTCCAGAAAAGACCAGGGAATTTACAAAGCTGTACTGGGTGATGACCGTGGAAAAGACACTTCTGTCTATGATATTTCTGGCCAAG tgtttgagGATATCATCAACGCCATTGCCGGTATTGCTG GTTCCTCTGCCTCTGAATTGGTTCTTCAGTGCACACCAGAGGGTATCAGACTGCAATGCTACATGAAGTACTACACAGAGGAGATGAAAACTAGCTGGTTTCATAg GGAGAGTAAGATCTCCTCCTCAGAGAAGATGAGAATCGGAGGCACATCTGAGATGGCTTGGATGCAGATCTGTGAGCCCACAGATAAGGAAAAGGGTCATTATACCATTGAGGTTCATGATGGGAAAAAATCACACTCTCGCACCTTTGACCTTTCTGGACAAG CATACACTGATGCATATGCAGAGTTCCAGAGACTTAA AGCTGCTGCCTTTGCTGAGAAGA ATCGTGGTAGAGTGGTAGGTGGCCTGCCAGATGTTGTCACCATTATGGAAAAGAAG AGCCTGAGTCTTACTTGCACAGTGTGGGGTGACCCCAGCCCAGAGGTCACCTGGTTTAAGAACGAGCAGGAAGTTGTGTCCAACGACTCCTACAAGATCACCTTCGAGGGTGGCAAGTTCGCCAGCCTCACTATCAATAGTGTGCACGTGGAAGATTCTGGAAAGTACAGCATCAATGTACGGAACAAGTATGGAGGTGAATTCGTGGAGATCACAGTCAGCGTCTACAAGCAAGGCGAAGAGATCCCAGAGCCCAAACTGGGACAGATGTCCAAGCCCGTCGCTACCCCCAAGCCAGCTACTCCCGCTCCACAGTCTGCAAAGACCCCAACTCCTGCGCCCTCCGTGAAGTCCCCAACCCCTACTCCACCTCCGTCTGTGAAATCTCCCACTCCAACTCCAGCTCCTAAATCACCCACCCCACCCAGATCCATGAGATCCCCCACCCCACCAAGATCCATGAGATCCCCCACCCCTACtaagaagtaa
- the lgsn gene encoding lengsin isoform X2 yields the protein MQESEESRDMEKIPDQMDGGNMSAGKKRADSREKHLSSSDWDRKGTSVPLVPSNVPIPGPTNDPIIISIGPPHRCPSVSSESQYQGLSREDDYANRHGWRKENLQYHTSTGEGGVPKQTLDELKSVLRESSLLSAKGQDGGRSYPPGQRVDCKPDQMPSKSFSTFKPLSEARRASRVREGSSRWDSGGSSMTDGPPGRSSGMSSPTAETSHWEEAGTSHSDNERSQALSFASQSFISDVEHIKQLIARENISFVRFEATDLHGVSRSKTVPARFFHEKAVYGIPMPRSYLELTLSPKVNEVDHASAANFSSDVLLVADLSTFQILPWADQTARLICDPCTITGVPLRTSPRLIAKQMLGQLQSMGFSIHSSFTYECCIFGIPERVGPKAVFFPATTLLSNYDLPFLQQLVRGMYYMGVDVESFSSANGPGQMEICFKPRFGIDAADGAFTFRTGIKEMARKFDYIATFFTDDNIHNSGLLSHSLWDASGRRSLFHSGNGELSEIGKKWLSGLLQHSAALSCLLAPGISCRNQLSKGKKNSKNLLYATCGCNDNSCTFNVKIHGGRETHIDNKLGSAMANPYIVLAATIAAGLDGIRRNLNAEQLLSKAPGQQKQFPVPVKLDDALVALAEDSVIRSALGEPFVQYFIAMKYVEIETQEQDADKNKGLEYFI from the exons ATGCAGGAATCAGAGGAATCCAGAGATATG GAAAAAATTCCAGACCAGATGGATGGAGGAAATATGAGTGCAGGAAAGAAGAGGGCGGATTCCAGAGAAAAGCATCTTTCCTCCTCTGACTGGGACAGAAAAGGGACGTCTGTACCCTTAGTGCCATCAAACGTACCAATTCCAGGCCCCACAAACGACCCCATCATTATTTCCATCGGCCCTCCACATCGTTGTCCCTCTGTTTCCAGTGAGTCCCAGTACCAGGGTCTCTCGAGAGAAGATGACTATGCCAACAGGCATGGATGGAGAAAGGAGAACCTACAATATCACACGTCAACTGGTGAGGGTGGTGTCCCCAAACAAACTTTGGACGAACTGAAAAGCGTGTTGCGTGAGAGCTCCCTACTCAGTGCAAAAGGGCAAGATGGAGGAAGGAGCTACCCTCCGGGTCAAAGAGTGGACTGTAAGCCAGACCAGATGCCATCTAAGAGTTTCAGCACCTTCAAGCCCCTTTCAGAAGCCAGGAGAGCATCCAGAGTCAGAGAAGGAAGTTCTAGATGGGATTCTGGAGGCTCTTCGATGACCGATGGACCTCCAGGCAGGTCTTCCGGTATGAGTTCACCCACTGCTGAGACGTCCCACTGGGAAGAAGCTGGAACATCACACTCAG ACAACGAGAGGTCACAAGCACTCTCTTTTGCATCTCAAAGCTTCATTTCTGATGTTGAGCACATAAAACAGCTAATTGCCCGGGAAAACATAAGCTTTGTTCGCTTTGAGGCCACTGATCTTCATGGCGTGTCCCGATCCAAGACAGTTCCAGCTCGATTCTTTCac GAAAAAGCAGTATATGGCATCCCCATGCCGAGAAGCTACCTGGAGTTAACCCTAAGCCCCAAAGTCAACGAAGTTGATCATGCAAGCGCAGCCAACTTCAGCAGTGATGTCCTCCTGGTCGCAGATCTCTCCACGTTCCAAATCCTTCCCTGGGCGGACCAGACTGCTCGTCTTATCTGTGACCCCTGCACGATCACCGGTGTGCCACTGCGAACATCACCCCGCCTCATAGCCAAGCAGATGCTCGGCCAACTCCAGAGCATGGGATTCTCTATCCACTCGTCCTTCACGTATGAATGCTGCATCTTCGGGATCCCTGAACGAGTAGGACCTAAAGCTGTGTTCTTCCCTGCCACCACACTGTTGAGCAACTACGACCTACCCTTCCTGCAGCAGCTAGTCAGAGGGATGTACTACATGGGAGTTGACGTCGAGAGCTTCTCATCTGCAAACGGACCAGGACAGATGGAGATTTGCTTCAAACCGAGGTTTGGAATTGACGCCGCCGATGGCGCCTTCACCTTCCGCACAGGAATCAAAGAGATGGCCAGGAAGTTCGACTACATCGCCACGTTTTTCACAGACGACAACATCCACAATTCCGGCTTACTCTCCCACAGCCTTTGGGATGCCAGCGGCAGAAGAAGCCTTTTCCACTCAGGCAACGGGGAACTTTCGGAGATCGGCAAAAAGTGGCTCTCAGGTCTTCTCCAGCATTCAGCCGCTCTGAGCTGCCTCTTGGCTCCAGGGATCAGCTGTCGAAACCAGCTTTCCAAAGGCAAGAAAAATTCCAAGAACCTTCTTTACGCCACATGCGGCTGCAACGACAACAGCTGCACCTTCAACGTGAAAATACACGGTGGACGCGAGACTCACATCGATAACAAGCTGGGGTCAGCGATGGCCAATCCTTACATTGTGTTGGCGGCCACGATAGCAGCAGGACTGGACGGTATTAGACGTAATCTGAATGCCGAACAGCTTCTAAGCAAAGCTCCAGGTCAGCAGAAACAGTTCCCAGTCCCTGTTAAATTGGACGATGCTTTAGTGGCTCTGGCAGAGGACAGCGTGATTCGTAGTGCGCTGGGAGAACCCTTTGTGCAGTATTTTATTGCCATGAAGTATGTAGAGATTGAGACGCAAGAGCAGGATGCCGACAAGAACAAGGGACTTgagtattttatttaa